One Mycolicibacterium sp. ND9-15 genomic window, AACTGTCTGAAGAACTTCGAGGACCGGCGATTCGTGCCGCCGAGCCGACTGGGCCTGTCCACCGGCGGTTACACCAGGCTCGGGGCGCCGCTGCGGCATCTGACGAGCCGACTGCTGGCACAGCCGTCCGAACGGCGACTGCTCATCGTGATCGGTGACGGCTTGATCTCCGACGAAGGCTACGAAGGCCGCTATGCGTGGGCCGATGCCGCCCACGCCGTAGAAGAAGCCAGTGATGCGGGCGTGTCGATCTACTACGTCGGCGTCGGGCCGACGCGGGTCGACCCACTCCCCGAAGTCTTCGGACCTCGCCGGTCCCAACGTATCCGACGCGTCGAGGACCTGCCGCGGGTCCTCGCACACGTCCACCGCGAACTGGTCGCGGCCTGACCCAGCACAACCGAGGAAGATCGATGACCACCGATACTTATTACTCGAACGGCAACGAAGTCCAGTTGTTCGAGCAGGCCTACCAGCAACGGCTGCCCGTCATGCTCACCGGGCCGACCGGATGCGGCAAGACGCGGCTGGTCGAGCACATGGGAGTGCTGCTGCGACGGCCCGTCGTCACGATCAGCTGCCACGACGACCTGACCAGTTCGGACCTCGTCGGCCGGTTCATGGTGACCGGTGGGGACGTCGTGTGGACCGACGGGCCGCTCACCCGCGCGGTCAAGGCCGGCGCGATCTGTTATCTCGACGAGGTGGTCGAGGCACGCCACGACTCGTTGGCCATCCTGCATTCACTCACCGATCACCGCCGGGCCCTTTATCTCGACCGGGCGGGTGAGGTGGTGAAAGCGCCCGAGAACTTCATGCTGGTCTGCTCGTACAACCCGGCCTACCGCAGCTCGCTCAAGGAGCTCAAGCCGTCCTTCCGGCAGCGCTTCGTCACGTTGCCGATGACCTATCTGCCGCCCGGCCGCGAGGCCGAGGTGATCGTGGCGGAGGCCGGCATCGGGCTGGCGACCGCCCGACGACTGGTCGCCTGCGCCACCGCCATCCGCACCGCCGACGAGGCGTTCCACTTCGAGCCCCCGTCGACCCGCGTGCTGGTCACCGCCGCCCACTTGATCGCCGCGGGCGCAGGCGAATTGGGCGCCGCCGAGGCCTGCATCCTCGCGCCGCTGTCGAGCGACGGCGCCGTCACCGATGGTCTGCGTGAAGTGGCCGTGGCCAGCCTGGCCACCGCCGACACGCCGAACGCGACACACTAGGAAGGAGTCTTTGTGGACCCGAAGGAGAAGCAGCGCAAGCGAGCACTGATCGTCCTGCAGATCGTCATCTACGGCTACCTGCTGGCGATGTTTCTCATCCAGCTCTACATGTCGTTCGAACGCGGCTGGTGGTCGCTGTGACCGTCACGGCGGCGGTGAGTCTCGAGGACCACCACGAGGAGTCGCGTCTGGCGCAGCGGCGGGCCGACAAATGGATGATCGCGGGCGCCGCGCTGATGGGCATGTGGGCGCCGGGCCTCATCGGATTTCCGATCTTCATGCGGGGCGTGTGGCTGCAGCGCCAGGCGGCGCGCGCCGGCCTGTCTGTCCGGCCGATGATCGTCACCCTCATTGGATACCTGGTGTTGATCGACGGCATGCTCAACAGCCTGGGGTGGGCACTGGATCTGGTTGCCAACCACACGCTGATCAACCGGGTGTTGATGGTCGGGTGGGGCAACATGTTCGACGCCGGCTACTTCTGGCACTACAACGAGGCGTGGGTCGGGGGCGCGGGCGCACCCGGCGAGAAGGCCTACGTAGCGGGCCTGATCCTGACCGTCTTCGCCATGCGGTGCGCGGCGGCGATCGGCTTCCTGCAGATGAAGCGCTGGGGTCATCAGTGGATGATCGTCACCTGCTGGATGGGTGTGGTGATCTGGTGCGCCTACGTGTTCAACATGACGATGTACGCCGACGTCCGCTACGCCGGAGTCATCTTCCCGGTCATCGGATGGTGGCTCTACGACATCTTCTACATCACCCCGTTCCTCGCGATCCCGTACCTGCACACGGTCAACCGCGAAATCTTCTCCGACTGAACAGGTTAAGGAGCACACCATGACGTCATCGCCGTCTTCGTCCAGCGACGAGAAAGACCCCGCCGACGATCTGCCCCCCGGGACCACGCCCTACTACGCGCGGATGCACAAATACATCAAGCGGGCCGTGCTCGTGTGCCTGATCGCCCTCGTCATCGAGGGAGCGTTCACGTTGCCATTCATGGCGGTGTGGTACGGCTACCCGACCTTGAGCCTGACCGAGGTCTGCAGCGAACTACTCAAGGTCCGCTACTCCGACGACGCACTGGAGTGCAAGGTTCCGTACCCGCCACTGGGTGCGCCGGAGGGCGCCGAAGGCAAGGACACGGCGCGCGACGAATGGGGAATCCAGCCCGTGCCGAAATACGACCGGATCGGATTCCGCGAGCTGGTGCGTATCCACGACGAGCGCGAAGCGCGCCAGGCTGCCGAACAGCAAGGGGCGCAGTGAGACCGTTGGCGACAACAAACGCGGTGGCATGACATACCGCATCGTCCAGTGGACCACGGGAAACGTGGGAAAGCGATCCGTGCGCGCGGTCGCCCTCAACCCGGAGTTGGAGCTCGTCGGGTGCTACGCATGGTCCAAGGACAAGGTCGGCCGCGACGTTGGGGAGTTGTGCGGCCTCGACCCCCTCGGGGTGACGGCAACCGACGACGTCGACGCTCTGCTTGCCCTCGAACCCGACTGTGTGGTCTACAACCCGATGTTCGCCGACGTGGACGAGATGGTCCGAATACTGGTCGCAGGCGCGAACATCGTCTCCACGTCCGAGTTCATCACCGGACATTTCTTCGGTGGCGATCGCGACCGCATCCTCGACGCCTGCCGGCAGGGCGAGGCGACGATTTTCGGTAGCGGCATCAACCCCGGCTTCATCCAGCTCTTCGCCATTGTGTCGGCAGGGCTTTCGGAGCGCCTGGCGAAGGTGTCCGTCGTGGAGGCCCTCGACACCACCATCTACAACTCGCCCGCCACCGAAAGGCCCATGGGCTTCGGCTATCCCATCGACCACCCGGACCTGGCGTCGATCACCGAGAAGGGTTCGGCCATATTCTGCGACGGCGTCCTGCTCGTCGCCGATGCGCTCGGCGTCGAACTCGACGAGGTCCGTTGCG contains:
- a CDS encoding CbbQ/NirQ/NorQ/GpvN family protein; protein product: MTTDTYYSNGNEVQLFEQAYQQRLPVMLTGPTGCGKTRLVEHMGVLLRRPVVTISCHDDLTSSDLVGRFMVTGGDVVWTDGPLTRAVKAGAICYLDEVVEARHDSLAILHSLTDHRRALYLDRAGEVVKAPENFMLVCSYNPAYRSSLKELKPSFRQRFVTLPMTYLPPGREAEVIVAEAGIGLATARRLVACATAIRTADEAFHFEPPSTRVLVTAAHLIAAGAGELGAAEACILAPLSSDGAVTDGLREVAVASLATADTPNATH
- a CDS encoding NAD(P)H-dependent amine dehydrogenase family protein, whose product is MTYRIVQWTTGNVGKRSVRAVALNPELELVGCYAWSKDKVGRDVGELCGLDPLGVTATDDVDALLALEPDCVVYNPMFADVDEMVRILVAGANIVSTSEFITGHFFGGDRDRILDACRQGEATIFGSGINPGFIQLFAIVSAGLSERLAKVSVVEALDTTIYNSPATERPMGFGYPIDHPDLASITEKGSAIFCDGVLLVADALGVELDEVRCDVAYAQTTEDLHLPGDWTIAKGCVAGVDVGWKGVVGGKEVIEIRGRWRKGQTLDPDWELDMGYTVEVQGTPTIKTTLSFLPPADFVGETLDEYIMLGLSIVAMPAITAIPAVVAAPPGIATYNDLPLLLPRGVLNV